The sequence TAAAGTGCCAGTTTTTAAATCTAGTGAACGTAGCGATTCTTGAATATTTTTTTGATCAATTTTGAAGAAATCGCCATCATCTACCTTAAAACTTAAGTATTGAGCATTAGGTAAGTTGACCAAATCTTCATTGATAACGTTACGATTATTAACGGGAGTAGCTAATTGATTGAACACTCCGGCAACGTACGTAGCGGGATAATTATCGACGTTAGCTTTGGCCTCTAAATAAGTACCACGTAACCCTAAAAAACCATTTCCGACTGTCTGCATTGATTCTTGACCGTATTGGCGTTTAGTATGTGAAATTCCATAGTAATCGAGATGCCAAGTTGAGTAGTCAATTTCTTTTTGAGCTAGGGTATTCAAGTCTGAATTTTTTAAGTCAGCGTAATTGATCACTGGAATGTGGAAAATATTTTCCAATTCGTCATTAAAATCAAAAACTTCATTATTAAATCTAAAAATATTTTTTTTCAAAATAGTTTGCGGAGAATTCATAATGACGATTATATTGATCGAATCAGAAATGTTTTCTTTAAAATTGTGAAAATTTTGTTTAAGTTCCAGATTTGAATCTAATTCAAAACTACCTTCATCCAAAGTATTTATATCGTCTGAGTAGACTAAATGATGTTCGGTAATTTTTAAATACAAAGGTTTCATAATTAATTCCTCCATAAAATAGCAGAATAAAAAGCAAAAATTATGTGTTTAAACATATATGTACAATACGTATTATACACCCAATTATTGGTGTTTCAACGCGGATTTTATAATAAGTTATTACAAAACTTGATGTTTATACAAGATTAGTTGTAATATAGTATATGTTAAGAGTATGTAATCGGTTACTAATATTTTTGGAGGTGCTTTCTATGAAAGGTACAGTTAAAATGCTTGCACCAGTTTCTGGGCGAGCGGTTGAGATAACTGAAGTCCACGATCCAATGTTTTCAGAAAAAGCAATGGGTGAAGGTTATGGGGTATTTCCCACTAGCCATGAAATTGTGGCTCCAGTTTCTGGTAAAGTTATGTTAGTCGCTTCAACTAAACATGCGATTGGTTTTAGTACTGCTGATGGGCTTGAAGTACTAGTTCACATGGGTGTTGATACCGTTGAATTGAATGGAACTCCTTTTGAGTTATTCGTTAAAGAAGGGGATTCGGTCAAAGCCGGTCAAAAGATTGCGACAATGGATACAGAGGCAGTCAAGAAGGCTGGTAAGGTAACTGATGTTATTGTTGCCATTACTAATACGGCCAAAACGGTTAAAGAAATCCATGTTAATTCTGGTGACGTCAAAGCCGGTCAAGAAGTTGCTCAAGTCGAACCAATGGCTCCGGGAGAAGCTACTGCTAGACCTAGTGGCAAGGTTGATTATGATCAATTAGGTAAAGATATTGTTAAAAATGTCGGTGGAGTAAGTAATGTTGAGAACGTTATCCACTGTATCACACGTGTTCGTTTTTATTTGAAAGATGATAATAAAGCTAATGACGATGCTATTAAGAATATGAATGGCGTTTTGGATGTTGCTAAAGCTGGTGGACAATATCAAGTCGTTATCGGACCAGCTGTAAATGATGTTTATGATGCCGTTGTTAAAGCTTTAGGTCCTAGTTTTGGTGGAAGTTCTGAAGCTAAAATGCCAAAGGCCAAAGCTCCTAAAGGTGTTTGGCCAAAAACTAAGTTTTATTTTAGCGCTCTTATCGGTGTTATTACAGCCAGCATGATGCCTGTTATCGGGCTATTAGCTGCTTCTGGTATTTTGAAAGGACTATTAGCTTTAATTGTTTCAGCTAATTGGTTGTCAGCTAAGAGTTCTACTTACATGATCATCAATGCCATGGGAGATTCAGTCTTTTACTTCCTACCAATCCTAGTTGGATTTACTGCAGCTAAGAGATTAGGTGCCAATCAAATTATCATGGGTGTTGTTGGTGGTGTTCTAGCTTATCCAACCTTAGTACAAGTTGCCAGCAAGACAGCAAGTACTTCTATGAATATCAATGGAGATTTCTTTGGTATTCCAATTCACATTGCTAACTATACTTATTCAATTTTCCCAATGATTGCTGCAGCTTGGTTAGCTTCAAAAATTGAACCTTGGCTTAAGAAGCATATTGTAATGTCTCTAAGAATGATTCTTAGTCCTTTGCTAGAAGTATTCATTGTCAGTGCAATTATTATTGTAATTGTTGGACCAATTATTACATTATTAAGTTCTTATCTTGCTAGTGGTATTGTTGCTCTATTGAAGTTCAGTCCTGCAATTTCAGGGTTGATTATTGGTGGATTCTATCAATGCTTGGTTATTTTCGGTTTGCATTGGGCGGTTATTCCAGTCGTTGCCAGTCAAATCGCTTCAACCGGACACAGTGCTTTGAACGCCATTGTTTCAGCTACAATGATTGCTCAAGGTGCCGCTGCTATGGCTGTCTTCTTTAAGACTAAGAAGAATATCGATATGAAACAAATTGCTGGTGCCGCTACACTTTCAGCTTTTGCCGGAGTTACAGAACCTGCAATGTATGGTATTAATTTGAAGTACGGTAGAATTTTCTGGACTGCTAATATCGGTAGTGCCGTTGGTGGTTTATTAACAGGCTTACTTCATGTTGATATGTGGGGCTT comes from Companilactobacillus pabuli and encodes:
- a CDS encoding glucose PTS transporter subunit IIA, with amino-acid sequence MKGTVKMLAPVSGRAVEITEVHDPMFSEKAMGEGYGVFPTSHEIVAPVSGKVMLVASTKHAIGFSTADGLEVLVHMGVDTVELNGTPFELFVKEGDSVKAGQKIATMDTEAVKKAGKVTDVIVAITNTAKTVKEIHVNSGDVKAGQEVAQVEPMAPGEATARPSGKVDYDQLGKDIVKNVGGVSNVENVIHCITRVRFYLKDDNKANDDAIKNMNGVLDVAKAGGQYQVVIGPAVNDVYDAVVKALGPSFGGSSEAKMPKAKAPKGVWPKTKFYFSALIGVITASMMPVIGLLAASGILKGLLALIVSANWLSAKSSTYMIINAMGDSVFYFLPILVGFTAAKRLGANQIIMGVVGGVLAYPTLVQVASKTASTSMNINGDFFGIPIHIANYTYSIFPMIAAAWLASKIEPWLKKHIVMSLRMILSPLLEVFIVSAIIIVIVGPIITLLSSYLASGIVALLKFSPAISGLIIGGFYQCLVIFGLHWAVIPVVASQIASTGHSALNAIVSATMIAQGAAAMAVFFKTKKNIDMKQIAGAATLSAFAGVTEPAMYGINLKYGRIFWTANIGSAVGGLLTGLLHVDMWGFAGSLIGFASFINPKGIDASFTGYLIASAATIVVSFVCTYLFGFKEEDLESSHAVEKVRLGSREPAQAN